A single region of the Solwaraspora sp. WMMD791 genome encodes:
- a CDS encoding ABC transporter permease: MVTLVLPRLLGVGDSARRAASVMERNAAALKSAYWVVMVSGLLEPVLYLFSIGVGVGRLIGDITVPGSGLVVEYAAFVAPAMLAASAMSGALSETTFNFYGKMKYVKLYDGILATPVRPTELAFGELGWAMARGSIYSAAFLVVMTTMGLTTVPRALLAFPAAILVGFAFGGLGMALSTYMRSWQDFDLMGSAQFAVFLFSGTFVPAESYPAVLRWLIELTPLYRSVDLIRAITVDTVGWVQLLDVGYLVVVTVIGLTIAGRRVGRLLCA, encoded by the coding sequence GTGGTGACCCTCGTCCTGCCGCGGTTGCTCGGCGTCGGCGACTCCGCCCGTCGGGCCGCGTCGGTGATGGAGCGCAACGCGGCGGCGCTGAAGTCGGCGTACTGGGTGGTGATGGTCTCCGGGCTGCTGGAGCCGGTGTTGTACCTGTTCTCCATCGGCGTCGGGGTCGGCCGGCTGATCGGCGACATCACCGTGCCGGGCAGCGGTCTCGTGGTGGAGTACGCCGCGTTCGTCGCGCCGGCGATGCTCGCCGCCTCGGCGATGTCCGGCGCGCTGTCGGAGACCACCTTCAACTTCTACGGCAAGATGAAGTACGTCAAGCTCTACGACGGCATCCTGGCCACGCCGGTGCGCCCGACCGAGCTGGCGTTCGGCGAGCTGGGCTGGGCGATGGCCCGGGGCAGCATCTATTCGGCGGCCTTCCTGGTGGTGATGACCACGATGGGTCTGACGACGGTGCCCCGGGCGCTGCTGGCCTTCCCCGCCGCGATCCTGGTCGGGTTCGCCTTCGGTGGCCTGGGCATGGCGTTGTCCACGTACATGCGGTCCTGGCAGGACTTCGACCTGATGGGGTCGGCCCAGTTCGCGGTCTTTCTCTTCTCGGGGACGTTCGTGCCGGCCGAGTCGTATCCGGCGGTGCTGCGCTGGCTGATCGAGCTGACCCCGCTGTACCGGTCGGTCGACCTGATCCGGGCGATCACCGTCGACACCGTCGGCTGGGTGCAACTGCTCGATGTCGGCTACCTCGTCGTGGTGACCGTTATCGGACTGACCATCGCCGGCCGCCGGGTCGGCCGGTTGCTCTGCGCATAG
- a CDS encoding sugar ABC transporter ATP-binding protein, giving the protein MVLRLTDVVKTFPGVRALDGVQLEVRAGEVHCLLGQNGAGKSTLIKVLAGVHRPDSGRVEWQGQPVRFANPQAAMRAGIATIYQELDLVDDLSVAENVFLGHEPRTAGFVRRGQMVRRTREILDRLGHGEIPPRRMVRSLPAAGKQVVSMARALSHEAKLIIMDEPSAVLAHDEVDNLFRIIRELTAQGIAVIYISHRLEEIREIGDRVTVLKDGRTTAQNLPAQSTPTRELVSRMTGRSIEYVFPQREPNSHGEQLLEVTGLSRAGEFQDVSLTVRRGEIVGIAGLVGSGRSELLETIFGARTAQAGTVRMAGRAVRPGSVGAAVRAGMGMAPEERKSQALLLGEPIFRNMTLATFAQLSRVGFTDSGREVAEAERIAASLELRPPGVHRPVRQLSGGNQQKVVVGRWLLGDTRLLLLDEPTRGVDVGARAELYQVIHDLAARGVGVLLVSSEVPEVLGLADRVLVMREGRVIREAPAGEIDEETVLDLVMAGSLMEGAAA; this is encoded by the coding sequence GTGGTCCTGCGGCTGACCGACGTCGTGAAGACCTTCCCGGGCGTACGGGCCCTCGACGGGGTCCAACTGGAGGTCCGGGCCGGCGAGGTGCACTGCCTGCTCGGCCAGAACGGTGCCGGCAAGTCCACTCTGATCAAGGTCCTGGCGGGGGTGCACCGCCCCGATTCCGGTCGGGTCGAGTGGCAGGGCCAGCCGGTCCGCTTCGCCAACCCGCAGGCGGCGATGCGGGCCGGGATCGCCACCATCTACCAGGAACTCGACCTGGTCGACGACCTGTCGGTGGCGGAGAACGTCTTCCTCGGCCACGAGCCGCGGACCGCCGGGTTCGTCCGCCGTGGTCAGATGGTCCGGCGTACCCGGGAGATCCTCGACCGGCTCGGGCACGGCGAGATTCCGCCCCGGCGGATGGTCCGGTCGCTGCCGGCCGCCGGCAAACAGGTGGTCAGCATGGCACGGGCGCTGTCGCACGAGGCCAAGTTGATCATCATGGACGAGCCGAGCGCGGTACTGGCCCACGACGAGGTCGACAACCTGTTCCGGATCATCCGGGAACTCACCGCCCAGGGGATCGCGGTCATCTACATCTCGCACCGGCTGGAGGAGATCCGCGAGATCGGCGATCGGGTCACCGTCCTCAAGGACGGCCGGACCACCGCGCAGAACCTCCCGGCGCAGAGCACCCCGACCCGTGAGCTGGTCAGCCGGATGACCGGCCGGTCCATCGAGTACGTCTTCCCGCAGCGCGAGCCCAACTCACACGGTGAGCAGCTGCTGGAGGTCACCGGCCTGAGCCGGGCGGGGGAGTTCCAGGACGTGTCGCTGACCGTCCGGCGCGGTGAGATCGTCGGTATCGCGGGGCTGGTCGGTTCCGGTCGGTCCGAGCTGCTCGAAACGATCTTCGGAGCGCGTACCGCACAGGCCGGGACCGTCCGGATGGCCGGCCGGGCGGTCCGGCCCGGCAGCGTCGGCGCGGCCGTACGGGCCGGCATGGGCATGGCACCGGAGGAGCGCAAGAGTCAGGCGCTGCTGCTCGGTGAACCGATCTTCCGCAACATGACCCTGGCGACGTTCGCGCAGCTGTCCCGGGTCGGTTTCACCGACTCCGGGCGGGAGGTCGCCGAGGCCGAGCGGATCGCCGCGTCGCTGGAACTGCGGCCCCCGGGGGTGCACCGGCCGGTGCGGCAACTCTCCGGCGGCAACCAGCAGAAAGTGGTGGTCGGCCGGTGGCTGCTCGGCGACACCCGGCTGCTGCTGCTCGACGAGCCGACCCGGGGCGTCGACGTCGGTGCCCGCGCCGAGCTGTACCAGGTCATCCACGACCTGGCCGCGCGTGGTGTCGGGGTACTGCTGGTCTCCAGTGAGGTACCGGAGGTGCTCGGGCTGGCCGATCGGGTGCTGGTGATGCGGGAAGGTCGCGTCATCCGCGAGGCACCGGCCGGCGAGATCGATGAAGAGACCGTGCTCGACCTCGTCATGGCGGGGTCGTTGATGGAAGGCGCCGCGGCGTGA
- a CDS encoding ROK family transcriptional regulator has translation MTNVLGVWPENTHQAQILRLLRDGPRSRAELGDAVGLSRSKVATELDRLIERGLVETAGPAASRGGRPSSIIRIAAATRFLSVDIGVSSLDVALTDGELQVVARRTQRTELRQGPTAVIAQALELVTKLAADSGTTRFTGAGIGIPGPVSFHEGVPVSPPFMPGWHRFPVREMFSTELGCPVLVDNDVNIMALGEKHSGIARSFDDFLFVKIGVGIGAGIVVAGDVYRGANGCAGDIGHTAVDENGPQCLCGNVGCLEAYFGGAALTRDAVAAARAGRSDQLAEQLARIGTLTALDVTQAAAAGDPVAIGMVRDGGRRVGQVLARLVSFFNPGMVVIGGGLAGMGHALLAEIRSVVYRSSLPLATGDMPIVLSELGDQAGLIGATRMASDHVFTAS, from the coding sequence ATGACCAACGTGTTGGGAGTGTGGCCGGAGAACACCCACCAGGCGCAGATCCTGCGCCTGCTCCGGGACGGTCCACGGTCGCGCGCCGAGCTGGGCGACGCCGTCGGCCTGTCCCGGTCCAAGGTGGCCACCGAGCTCGACCGGCTGATCGAGCGGGGATTGGTGGAGACCGCCGGCCCGGCCGCCTCGCGCGGCGGTCGGCCCTCGTCGATCATCCGGATCGCCGCCGCCACCCGGTTCCTCAGTGTCGACATCGGGGTCAGCAGCCTCGACGTGGCGCTCACCGACGGCGAGCTGCAGGTGGTCGCGCGGCGGACCCAGCGGACCGAGCTGCGGCAGGGGCCGACCGCGGTGATCGCGCAGGCGTTGGAGCTGGTCACCAAGCTGGCCGCCGATTCCGGCACCACCCGGTTCACCGGTGCCGGAATCGGCATCCCTGGCCCGGTCAGCTTCCACGAAGGGGTGCCCGTGTCGCCCCCGTTCATGCCCGGCTGGCACCGGTTCCCGGTACGGGAGATGTTCAGCACCGAACTCGGCTGCCCGGTTCTGGTCGACAACGACGTGAACATCATGGCGCTCGGGGAGAAGCACTCCGGCATCGCGCGATCCTTCGACGACTTTCTGTTCGTCAAGATCGGAGTGGGAATCGGCGCCGGCATCGTCGTCGCCGGAGACGTGTACCGGGGCGCCAACGGCTGCGCCGGGGACATCGGCCACACCGCGGTCGACGAGAACGGCCCCCAGTGCCTGTGCGGCAACGTCGGTTGCCTGGAGGCGTACTTCGGTGGGGCGGCGCTCACCCGCGACGCGGTCGCCGCCGCCCGGGCCGGCCGCTCCGATCAGCTCGCCGAGCAGCTGGCCCGGATCGGCACCCTGACCGCCCTGGACGTCACCCAGGCCGCCGCCGCCGGCGACCCGGTCGCGATCGGGATGGTCCGCGACGGTGGCCGACGGGTCGGCCAGGTGCTGGCCCGGCTGGTGAGCTTCTTCAACCCCGGCATGGTGGTCATCGGCGGCGGGTTGGCCGGCATGGGGCACGCGCTGCTGGCCGAGATCCGCAGCGTGGTCTACCGCAGTTCACTGCCGCTGGCCACCGGCGACATGCCGATCGTGTTGTCCGAGCTGGGCGACCAGGCCGGGCTGATCGGGGCCACCCGGATGGCCAGCGACCACGTCTTCACCGCCAGCTGA
- a CDS encoding GNAT family N-acetyltransferase: protein MITQTERLALRRFTAEDLPLLVELDSDPAVMRYLTGGKPTPAETVRREVLPAILRDYLRFPDFGKWAATERASGAFVGWFALKPVGTGTAAVGTRSLPLPVVEVELGYRLRRAYWGRGYGSEGARELLRLAFAQPTVERVFAQTMAVNIASRRVMEAVGMRLARCLHLQWDDPIDGTEHGEVEYEMRRADWPAALRATRPLDPPRQA from the coding sequence ATGATCACGCAGACCGAGCGACTCGCGCTCCGCCGGTTCACCGCCGAGGATCTGCCGCTCCTCGTCGAGCTGGACAGCGACCCGGCGGTGATGCGCTACCTCACCGGAGGCAAACCCACCCCGGCGGAGACCGTCCGCCGTGAGGTCCTGCCGGCGATCCTCCGCGACTATTTGCGCTTTCCCGACTTCGGTAAGTGGGCCGCCACCGAGCGGGCCAGCGGCGCCTTCGTCGGCTGGTTCGCGTTGAAACCGGTCGGCACCGGCACCGCCGCGGTCGGCACCCGGTCGCTGCCGCTGCCGGTCGTCGAGGTCGAGCTCGGCTACCGGCTGCGTCGGGCGTACTGGGGTCGCGGATACGGCTCGGAAGGGGCCCGGGAACTGCTCCGGCTGGCCTTCGCGCAACCCACCGTCGAGCGGGTGTTCGCACAGACGATGGCGGTCAACATCGCGTCCCGGCGGGTGATGGAGGCCGTCGGGATGCGCCTGGCCCGGTGCCTGCACCTGCAGTGGGACGATCCGATCGACGGCACCGAGCACGGCGAGGTCGAGTACGAGATGCGCCGCGCCGACTGGCCCGCCGCCCTACGCGCCACCCGGCCGTTGGACCCGCCCCGGCAGGCATGA
- a CDS encoding sugar phosphate isomerase/epimerase — protein sequence MDEVLRRNGELTAPNPALTRRKILAASAGAAAVLGAAGLPVLQTNRPARAAGGWSVDPLIPEQNRGIILYAVRDRIGAAPDDSGVPYGFERVLARLAEMGYKEIEFAGYNQHTSILGRQITPTEIRKILDDNGLVANGCHVQIRPDTFQQQLDIAEELGMKNIGTGSDPTNSPYQADWDAAAEVWNELGRQAKERKMRLYTHNHDSAYNFLLDSGPLDDQGRPTRSSGTRKLEYFMAKTEAQYVYFEMDIYWGYVARHKHHTFTNSAGQQRTRVFDPLLTVARRPRRFPLFHAKDGNKNVDLANGYEMTPLGDGDINFQQFFQTIGHYDFHHANWEQDTAPGGSANPGQSLAFAERSYQHMAELTVYSQTAE from the coding sequence ATGGACGAGGTGCTACGCCGTAACGGTGAACTCACCGCCCCCAACCCCGCACTCACCCGTCGCAAGATCCTGGCCGCCTCGGCCGGCGCGGCGGCGGTGCTCGGCGCGGCGGGCCTGCCCGTACTGCAGACCAACCGGCCGGCCCGGGCCGCCGGTGGCTGGTCCGTCGACCCGCTGATCCCGGAGCAGAACCGCGGCATCATCCTGTACGCGGTGCGCGACCGGATCGGCGCCGCACCGGACGACAGCGGTGTGCCGTACGGCTTCGAGCGGGTCCTGGCCCGACTGGCCGAGATGGGCTACAAGGAGATCGAGTTCGCCGGCTACAACCAGCACACCTCGATCCTCGGCCGGCAGATCACGCCGACCGAGATCCGCAAGATCCTGGACGACAACGGCCTGGTCGCCAACGGCTGCCACGTCCAGATCCGGCCGGACACGTTCCAGCAGCAGTTGGACATCGCCGAAGAGCTCGGCATGAAGAACATCGGCACCGGCAGCGACCCGACCAACAGCCCGTACCAGGCAGACTGGGACGCGGCCGCCGAGGTGTGGAACGAGCTTGGCCGGCAGGCCAAGGAACGCAAGATGCGGCTCTACACGCACAACCACGACTCCGCGTACAACTTCCTGCTCGACTCCGGGCCGCTGGACGACCAGGGCCGGCCGACCCGCTCCTCGGGTACCCGCAAGCTCGAGTACTTCATGGCCAAGACCGAGGCCCAGTACGTCTACTTCGAGATGGACATCTACTGGGGCTACGTCGCCCGGCACAAGCACCACACCTTCACCAACTCGGCCGGGCAGCAGCGCACCCGGGTCTTCGACCCGCTGCTGACCGTCGCCCGCCGCCCCCGGCGGTTCCCGCTGTTCCACGCCAAGGACGGCAACAAGAACGTCGACCTGGCCAACGGGTACGAGATGACGCCGCTGGGCGACGGCGACATCAACTTCCAGCAGTTCTTCCAGACCATCGGGCACTACGACTTCCACCACGCCAACTGGGAGCAGGACACCGCTCCCGGCGGTTCCGCGAACCCGGGCCAGTCGCTGGCCTTCGCGGAGCGTAGCTACCAGCACATGGCGGAACTGACCGTCTACAGCCAGACCGCAGAGTGA
- a CDS encoding ROK family transcriptional regulator: protein MRTADPLHLQLLRLLRDNGPVSRAELADQLQIPRPRLLSELERLVATGFVTEAGMAASRGGRRSTLVELNPNLRFAAVDLGASSVDVEITNGRLEPVAAYTEAADIRQGPKVILHRINELLAKARVEGVHDRLDAIGIGVPGPVSYRDGVPVSPPIMPGWDRFPVRELLTREHGCPAVVDNDVNIMAIGERHGGVAHSVDDFLFVKLGTGVGCGIYLSGEVYRGIDGCAGDIGHIQVDPQGPMCTCGNVGCLEALFSGAALGKEAAVAARAGTSPALAERLTQRSELTARDVAECAMEGDVTCIRLIRDGGRRLGGVLAGLVSFANPSMIVIGGGLAHLGHILLAEIRSVVYRRSLPLATGNLPVVLSELGARAGVTGAAVLASNVAFEQAS, encoded by the coding sequence TTGCGTACGGCGGATCCCCTGCACCTCCAGCTGTTGCGCCTGTTGCGGGACAACGGCCCGGTCTCCCGTGCCGAACTCGCCGACCAGCTGCAGATTCCCCGCCCGCGTCTGCTGTCCGAGCTGGAGCGGCTGGTCGCCACCGGCTTCGTCACCGAGGCCGGGATGGCTGCCTCGCGGGGCGGCCGCCGCTCGACCCTGGTGGAACTCAACCCGAACCTGCGCTTCGCCGCCGTCGACCTGGGCGCCAGCTCGGTCGACGTGGAGATCACCAACGGACGGCTGGAACCGGTCGCGGCGTACACCGAGGCGGCCGACATTCGCCAGGGCCCGAAGGTGATCCTGCACCGGATCAACGAGCTGCTGGCCAAGGCCCGTGTCGAAGGCGTCCACGATCGACTCGACGCGATCGGCATCGGGGTGCCCGGGCCGGTCAGCTACCGCGACGGCGTCCCGGTGTCCCCACCGATCATGCCGGGTTGGGACCGCTTCCCGGTCCGCGAGCTGCTCACCCGGGAGCACGGCTGCCCGGCGGTGGTCGACAACGACGTCAACATCATGGCGATCGGGGAGCGGCACGGCGGTGTCGCCCACTCGGTCGACGACTTCCTCTTCGTCAAGCTGGGCACCGGCGTCGGGTGCGGCATCTACCTCTCCGGCGAGGTCTACCGGGGCATCGACGGCTGCGCCGGCGACATCGGCCACATCCAGGTCGACCCGCAGGGGCCGATGTGCACCTGCGGCAACGTCGGCTGTCTGGAGGCGCTGTTCAGTGGCGCCGCGCTGGGCAAGGAGGCGGCGGTCGCCGCCCGCGCCGGCACCTCGCCGGCGCTGGCCGAACGGCTCACCCAGCGGTCCGAACTCACCGCCCGCGACGTAGCGGAGTGCGCAATGGAGGGCGACGTGACCTGCATCCGTCTGATCCGCGACGGGGGACGGCGCCTCGGCGGCGTCCTCGCCGGCCTGGTCAGTTTCGCCAACCCGTCGATGATCGTGATCGGCGGCGGGCTGGCCCACCTCGGGCACATCCTGCTCGCCGAGATCCGCAGCGTCGTCTACCGGCGGTCGCTGCCGCTGGCCACCGGCAACCTGCCGGTGGTCCTGTCCGAGCTGGGTGCGCGCGCCGGGGTCACCGGTGCCGCCGTACTCGCCAGCAACGTCGCCTTCGAGCAGGCGTCGTGA
- a CDS encoding ABC transporter permease yields the protein MTVLEFHLTGYRRTWRSSVFSSFLLPLLTVLSFGVGVGAYVDGGVNGFSYLDWMVPGLIASTALQVAIGESSWPVLGGFTWHKIYFSQIAAPLRIGDMVGGLLAFVLLRALASSVAFLIVAGAFGALHSGWAIATLPVALLLAAGVSLPVVAFAASITSDSYLAILFRFAVIPMTLFAGVFFPVESLPAVVRPLAYLSPLWHGVDLCRAASLGVAPAWSVSGHLAYLALWVAVGWWLATSRFRKRLIH from the coding sequence ATGACCGTGCTGGAGTTCCACCTGACCGGCTACCGCCGGACCTGGCGGTCGTCGGTCTTCTCGTCGTTCCTGCTGCCGCTGCTGACGGTGCTCAGTTTCGGCGTCGGCGTCGGGGCCTACGTCGACGGCGGCGTCAACGGGTTCAGCTACCTCGACTGGATGGTGCCGGGGCTGATCGCCTCCACCGCGCTGCAGGTGGCGATCGGCGAGTCGTCCTGGCCGGTGCTCGGCGGCTTCACCTGGCACAAGATCTACTTCTCGCAGATCGCCGCGCCGCTGCGGATCGGCGACATGGTCGGCGGCCTGCTCGCCTTCGTGCTGCTGCGGGCACTGGCCAGCAGCGTGGCGTTCCTGATCGTCGCCGGGGCCTTCGGCGCGCTGCACTCGGGCTGGGCGATCGCGACGCTGCCGGTCGCGCTGCTGCTGGCCGCCGGGGTGTCCCTGCCGGTGGTCGCCTTCGCGGCGAGCATCACCAGCGACAGCTACCTGGCGATCCTGTTCCGGTTCGCCGTCATCCCGATGACCCTGTTCGCCGGGGTGTTCTTCCCGGTGGAGTCGCTGCCGGCGGTGGTGCGCCCACTGGCGTACCTGTCGCCGTTGTGGCACGGCGTGGACCTGTGCCGTGCGGCGTCGTTGGGTGTCGCGCCCGCCTGGTCGGTGTCGGGTCACCTGGCGTACCTCGCGCTCTGGGTGGCGGTCGGCTGGTGGCTGGCCACCAGCCGGTTCCGTAAGCGTCTGATCCATTAG
- a CDS encoding nitroreductase family protein, translating to MSTNGVPDDSTGATPTDDDLLACVGAAVAAPSLHNSQPWRFRLIDHAGGVDLFADRHRQLEVIDPSGRELLISVGAALFNLRIALRHRGWLPHTDLFPDPQQPDLVARVTPGTAGVPTAGVVALAEAVGRRHTNRWPFTSAAVPKDVLESLCQAAGHEGAELAVASAVARNAIVSLARSAQQRHREDGAYLAELAQWTAPRRGRREGVPRAAIGPWDALETLPMRDFGLVTPRWNRPAERFEPFPTILVLSTDGDTPRHWVAAGQALQRVLLLATVHHLATTPISQPLEIPAIRELLADRRRGKVAQLIVRVGYGPPAAATPRRPVAQMLVRD from the coding sequence ATGAGCACCAACGGCGTACCGGACGACTCCACCGGCGCGACGCCGACCGACGACGACCTGCTGGCCTGTGTCGGCGCCGCCGTCGCGGCCCCGTCGCTGCACAACAGCCAGCCGTGGCGATTCCGGCTCATCGACCACGCTGGTGGTGTCGACCTGTTCGCCGACCGTCACCGACAACTCGAGGTGATCGACCCCAGCGGTCGGGAACTGCTGATCAGCGTCGGGGCCGCGCTGTTCAACCTGCGGATCGCCCTGCGGCACCGTGGCTGGCTGCCGCACACCGACCTGTTCCCCGATCCGCAACAGCCGGACCTGGTCGCCCGGGTGACCCCCGGCACCGCCGGTGTCCCGACCGCCGGGGTCGTGGCGCTGGCCGAGGCGGTCGGCCGGCGGCACACCAACCGGTGGCCGTTCACCTCGGCGGCTGTGCCGAAGGACGTCCTCGAGTCGTTGTGCCAGGCGGCCGGGCACGAGGGCGCCGAGCTCGCGGTCGCCTCCGCCGTCGCCCGCAACGCCATCGTCAGCCTGGCCCGGTCGGCGCAGCAGCGCCACCGCGAGGACGGGGCCTACCTGGCCGAACTCGCCCAGTGGACCGCGCCGCGTCGGGGCCGCCGGGAAGGCGTACCGCGTGCCGCGATCGGCCCCTGGGACGCGTTGGAGACGCTGCCGATGCGTGATTTCGGGCTGGTCACGCCGCGTTGGAACCGGCCCGCCGAACGGTTCGAGCCGTTCCCCACCATCCTGGTGCTCAGCACCGACGGCGACACCCCCCGGCACTGGGTCGCCGCCGGCCAGGCGTTGCAGCGGGTCCTGCTGCTGGCCACCGTCCACCATCTGGCGACCACCCCGATCAGCCAACCGCTGGAGATCCCCGCCATCCGCGAGCTGCTGGCCGACCGCCGACGCGGCAAGGTGGCGCAGCTGATCGTACGGGTGGGTTACGGTCCGCCGGCTGCGGCGACTCCCCGCCGGCCGGTGGCGCAGATGCTGGTCCGCGACTGA
- a CDS encoding ABC transporter ATP-binding protein: protein MTQRGSGPLIHARGLVKRFGGFTAVAGIDVDVAPGEAFGFLGPNGAGKSSTMRMVGCVSPPTEGTLRILGLDPGRDGPAIRARLGVCPQLDNLDQELTVRENLVTYARYFRIPRAVARRRADDLLDFVQLRERADSKVEPLSGGMKRRLTIARALVNEPDIVLLDEPTTGLDPQARHLVWERLFRLKQRGVTLVLTTHYMDEAEQLCDRLVVMDGGRIVAEGSPRDLITRYSTREVVELRFPTADQADFAGKLDGVAERVEVLPDRILLYAGDGDAALSQVHARGLSPTSALIRRSSLEDVFLHLTGRTLVD from the coding sequence GTGACGCAACGGGGTAGCGGACCACTCATCCACGCGCGCGGACTGGTCAAGCGTTTCGGCGGGTTCACCGCCGTCGCCGGCATCGACGTCGACGTCGCACCAGGCGAGGCCTTCGGGTTCCTCGGACCCAACGGTGCGGGCAAGAGCTCCACCATGCGGATGGTGGGCTGCGTCTCGCCGCCCACCGAAGGCACGTTGCGGATCCTCGGCCTGGACCCGGGCCGCGACGGTCCGGCGATCCGGGCCCGGCTCGGCGTCTGTCCACAGCTGGACAACCTCGACCAGGAGCTGACCGTCCGGGAGAACCTGGTCACCTACGCCCGGTACTTCCGCATCCCGCGCGCCGTCGCTCGTCGGCGCGCCGACGACCTGCTCGACTTCGTCCAACTGCGGGAACGGGCCGACAGCAAGGTCGAACCTCTCTCCGGCGGCATGAAGCGCCGGCTCACCATCGCCAGAGCCCTGGTCAACGAGCCGGACATCGTCCTGCTCGACGAGCCCACGACCGGGCTCGACCCGCAGGCCCGGCACCTGGTCTGGGAGCGACTGTTCCGCCTCAAGCAACGCGGCGTGACGCTGGTGCTGACCACCCACTACATGGACGAGGCCGAGCAACTCTGCGACCGGCTCGTGGTGATGGACGGCGGCCGCATCGTCGCCGAAGGTTCCCCGCGCGACCTGATCACCCGCTACTCCACCCGCGAGGTGGTCGAGCTGAGGTTCCCCACCGCCGACCAGGCCGACTTCGCCGGCAAGCTGGACGGCGTCGCCGAGCGGGTCGAGGTGCTGCCGGACCGGATCCTGCTGTACGCCGGCGACGGCGACGCCGCGCTGAGCCAGGTGCACGCCCGGGGCCTCAGCCCGACCAGCGCCCTGATCCGCCGCAGCAGCCTGGAGGACGTGTTCCTGCATCTGACCGGCCGGACCCTGGTCGACTAG